A single region of the Arthrobacter sp. V1I7 genome encodes:
- the moaC gene encoding cyclic pyranopterin monophosphate synthase MoaC has translation MVDVSNKAESTREATATATVNSTAEVLALLGAGDLPKGDALAVARIAGIMAAKKTPELIPLCHPLPIAKVTVDFELDTASVTVFATVKTRGLTGVEMEALTAASVAALSVYDMIKAVDKHAVLTDIKVLAKSGGKSGDWTI, from the coding sequence ATGGTCGACGTCTCCAACAAGGCCGAATCAACGCGGGAAGCCACCGCCACCGCCACGGTCAACAGCACGGCCGAGGTCCTGGCCCTCCTGGGCGCCGGCGACCTGCCCAAGGGCGATGCGCTCGCCGTCGCCCGGATCGCCGGCATCATGGCGGCCAAAAAGACCCCCGAACTCATCCCTCTGTGCCACCCGCTCCCGATCGCCAAGGTCACGGTCGACTTCGAACTGGACACCGCCTCCGTCACCGTCTTCGCCACGGTCAAGACCCGCGGCCTCACCGGCGTCGAGATGGAAGCACTCACCGCCGCCTCGGTGGCGGCGCTCAGCGTGTATGACATGATCAAGGCCGTGGACAAGCACGCGGTCCTGACGGACATCAAAGTGCTGGCCAAAAGCGGCGGCAAGAGCGGGGACTGGACCATATGA
- a CDS encoding NAD(P)-dependent oxidoreductase, with the protein MTACTVIGLGEAGATYAAALTAAGHSVTGFDPVAPSTPAGVTRAATAAEACIGADVVLVLTGAAAARSVAQECLPVLPAGSCYADFTSSSPHVMRELGQLPSQALFVDVAILGPVPTQGVKTPLMVSGPGSRAVADLLAPLGADIEIADGEPGAAMAHKLLRSVLMKGMASVVVEAVTAGRAAGLEDWIRAQIARQLAGDGQAVIDRWLTGTAKHALRRSREMQDTASYLSSDLGVPAEMTTASAAALTRIAAETAPTAPALR; encoded by the coding sequence ATGACAGCGTGCACCGTCATCGGCCTCGGTGAGGCCGGAGCCACCTATGCGGCCGCCCTCACCGCCGCAGGCCACAGCGTAACGGGATTTGATCCCGTCGCTCCCTCCACCCCGGCCGGCGTAACCCGTGCGGCAACCGCAGCCGAAGCCTGCATCGGCGCCGACGTCGTTCTGGTCCTCACCGGAGCCGCCGCCGCCCGCAGCGTCGCACAGGAATGTCTGCCGGTACTGCCGGCTGGCAGCTGCTACGCAGACTTCACCTCCTCCTCACCGCACGTCATGCGGGAACTCGGTCAGCTGCCCAGCCAGGCCTTGTTCGTCGATGTGGCCATCCTCGGCCCTGTGCCCACGCAGGGTGTGAAGACACCTCTGATGGTCAGCGGCCCGGGATCCCGGGCAGTCGCTGACCTGCTGGCCCCGCTGGGCGCGGACATCGAGATAGCCGACGGGGAACCCGGGGCAGCGATGGCCCACAAACTCCTCCGCAGCGTCCTGATGAAAGGCATGGCTTCCGTGGTTGTCGAAGCCGTCACCGCCGGACGGGCCGCCGGCCTGGAGGACTGGATCCGCGCCCAGATTGCCCGGCAGCTGGCCGGTGACGGCCAGGCAGTCATCGACCGGTGGCTTACCGGCACAGCCAAGCACGCCCTGAGGCGCTCCCGGGAAATGCAGGACACTGCCAGCTACCTGTCCTCCGACCTCGGCGTTCCTGCGGAGATGACCACCGCCTCTGCGGCGGCACTCACGCGCATCGCCGCGGAAACCGCACCGACGGCACCGGCCTTGCGCTGA
- a CDS encoding tripartite tricarboxylate transporter TctB family protein, producing the protein MTTESVMTSPDRTARVAPSVLVGIGAFVAVGTYVLISSIELGLWTSLGPGPGLFPFAMGGVLVSMSIIWLIQELRRPSEAAEGADRGLVIAVVVSLAVLAAVMDLLGFQLSMFLFLMYHLKLRGGRTWISSLIIALAGSVGAFYAFNYGLNVSLPVSAFPLLNTIGF; encoded by the coding sequence ATGACAACGGAGTCAGTAATGACAAGCCCCGACCGCACGGCCCGTGTCGCTCCGTCGGTACTTGTGGGTATCGGTGCGTTCGTGGCCGTGGGCACATACGTGCTGATCAGTTCGATCGAGCTGGGACTGTGGACGTCGCTGGGCCCCGGGCCCGGGCTGTTCCCGTTCGCCATGGGCGGAGTCCTGGTCTCGATGTCCATCATCTGGCTCATTCAGGAGCTGCGGCGGCCCAGCGAGGCAGCCGAGGGCGCTGACCGCGGCCTCGTGATCGCCGTCGTAGTGAGTTTGGCCGTCCTTGCGGCCGTTATGGACCTGCTCGGCTTTCAGCTGAGCATGTTCCTGTTCCTCATGTACCACCTGAAGCTGCGCGGCGGGAGAACCTGGATCTCCTCGCTGATCATCGCCCTGGCCGGAAGCGTCGGCGCGTTCTATGCCTTCAACTACGGCCTGAACGTTTCGCTGCCGGTGTCTGCCTTCCCCTTGCTGAACACGATCGGATTCTAG
- a CDS encoding tripartite tricarboxylate transporter permease, translating to MTWQNLLFAFVGCLLGTIIGVLPGIGPVAGVALLIPLTLNLDATGAIIMLCAIFYGTAYGGTITSVLLNTPGEAASAITTIDGYAMTKMGKAGAALTIAAVGSFVGGTVATIGLVAAAKPLGELGLLVGPPEFFALMVVGISLLVALAGKSMVKAVISGALGLLISMVGIDPVAGAPRFTFGMDRLLDGVSFVAVIVGVFGLSELLSYRKGTETPKIHAPGLRSLLPTGKEWRRSAPAMARGTGIGFGLGLIPGMTGSVSSLLAYGAEKKFSRHRNELGKGAIEGVAGPETANNSHANAALIPLFTLGIPASPTIAVLMGAFLQQGLTPGPTLFTENSDIAWAIIASLFIGNLILLLLNVPLVGLWTSILRVPSSILTALILLFMVIGAYTINFSVFDVFVMIGFGLLGLALRHLDIPLAPMVLTLVLGPLMERSLRESLEISQGDFGIFVNRPISTVLIGLGMLIVFSPLLKLRKPKALNEDPET from the coding sequence ATGACCTGGCAGAACCTCCTGTTCGCCTTTGTTGGCTGCCTCTTGGGCACGATCATTGGCGTCCTTCCCGGCATCGGCCCTGTCGCCGGTGTGGCCCTTCTGATTCCCCTGACGCTGAATCTGGACGCGACCGGCGCGATCATCATGCTGTGCGCCATCTTCTACGGCACCGCCTACGGGGGAACGATCACCAGCGTCCTGCTGAACACCCCCGGTGAAGCGGCATCGGCGATCACCACCATCGACGGCTACGCCATGACGAAGATGGGCAAAGCGGGGGCGGCATTGACCATTGCCGCCGTCGGGTCCTTTGTCGGGGGGACGGTAGCGACAATCGGTCTGGTTGCAGCCGCCAAACCGCTCGGTGAGCTGGGTCTGCTCGTCGGACCACCTGAATTCTTCGCCCTGATGGTGGTGGGCATCTCCCTGCTGGTCGCCCTGGCGGGCAAATCGATGGTCAAGGCCGTTATCTCCGGCGCCCTGGGCCTGCTGATTTCCATGGTCGGCATCGACCCCGTTGCTGGCGCCCCGCGCTTTACTTTCGGGATGGACCGGCTCCTGGATGGTGTCAGCTTCGTCGCTGTGATCGTTGGTGTCTTCGGACTCTCGGAGCTGCTTTCGTACCGAAAAGGGACTGAGACTCCCAAGATTCACGCTCCTGGCCTTCGTTCGCTGCTGCCCACGGGCAAGGAATGGCGCCGGAGCGCTCCGGCCATGGCCCGCGGTACCGGCATCGGCTTCGGTCTTGGCCTTATCCCCGGCATGACCGGTTCGGTATCCTCTTTGCTGGCGTACGGCGCCGAGAAGAAGTTCTCCCGCCACCGCAATGAACTCGGTAAGGGCGCTATCGAGGGCGTTGCAGGCCCTGAGACGGCCAACAACTCCCACGCGAACGCCGCACTGATCCCCCTGTTCACGCTCGGCATCCCGGCTTCCCCAACGATCGCCGTCCTGATGGGAGCCTTCCTCCAGCAGGGCCTCACCCCAGGCCCGACCCTGTTCACGGAAAACTCGGACATCGCCTGGGCGATCATCGCCAGCCTCTTTATCGGCAACCTGATCCTGCTGCTGCTGAACGTCCCGCTAGTGGGCCTCTGGACCTCCATCCTCCGCGTACCGTCGTCGATCCTGACCGCACTGATCCTGCTCTTCATGGTCATCGGCGCCTACACCATCAACTTCAGCGTCTTCGATGTGTTCGTCATGATCGGCTTCGGACTCCTCGGGCTCGCCTTGCGGCACCTGGACATTCCTCTCGCCCCGATGGTGCTGACCCTGGTGCTCGGACCGCTGATGGAACGATCACTGCGCGAATCCCTCGAAATCTCCCAGGGCGACTTCGGCATCTTCGTCAACCGCCCCATCTCCACAGTCCTGATCGGCCTCGGAATGCTGATCGTCTTCAGCCCGCTGCTCAAGCTCCGTAAGCCCAAGGCATTGAACGAAGACCCCGAAACCTAA
- a CDS encoding methyltransferase has translation MTTPVLEAFDPDFPRPEQDVIDRLAKLPAANIGDAMDRLGVADSAIQAIWPGARFSGPAFTVWTRPGDNQGIHRALESARPGDVVVVAGGGDESRALLGELIGERAINLGIAGFALDGAARDAEALGEIGMPVFARAITPAGPYKNGPSRLGTPIAFGGVPVLPGDIIIGDSDGIVVIPREQAANVADAAEAVFADETNRRRSIVAARH, from the coding sequence ATGACAACTCCCGTCCTTGAAGCCTTCGACCCCGATTTCCCCCGCCCTGAGCAGGACGTGATCGACCGACTCGCCAAACTGCCCGCCGCCAACATCGGCGACGCCATGGACCGCCTGGGAGTCGCCGACTCAGCCATCCAGGCCATCTGGCCCGGCGCCCGCTTCTCCGGGCCAGCCTTCACCGTCTGGACCCGCCCCGGAGACAACCAGGGCATCCACCGCGCGCTGGAATCCGCCCGCCCGGGAGACGTCGTCGTCGTCGCCGGCGGCGGGGATGAATCCAGGGCCCTGCTCGGGGAACTCATCGGAGAACGGGCGATCAACCTCGGCATCGCCGGATTCGCTCTGGACGGGGCGGCCCGCGACGCCGAAGCCCTCGGCGAAATCGGCATGCCGGTATTCGCCCGCGCCATCACCCCTGCAGGACCCTACAAGAATGGCCCCTCGCGCCTGGGCACGCCCATCGCCTTCGGCGGAGTTCCGGTCCTGCCCGGCGACATCATCATCGGAGACTCCGACGGCATCGTCGTCATCCCGAGGGAGCAGGCAGCCAACGTGGCAGACGCCGCCGAAGCCGTCTTCGCCGACGAAACCAACCGCCGGCGCTCCATCGTCGCCGCCCGCCACTAA
- a CDS encoding molybdenum cofactor biosynthesis protein MoaE, translated as MGTDTGFEVVHAVLSAAPISVDQAIAAVESDTAGAVVSFSGVVRNHDGGKPVQRLSYSAHPTAHQVMADVVAALAAEQAAAGSPAGDAGGAPRQPVRIWAAHRIGLLEIGDPALVCAVSAAHRGQAFEVCSELVDRIKAQVPIWKEQFFTDGTVEWVGAGG; from the coding sequence ATGGGCACTGACACAGGATTTGAAGTCGTCCACGCGGTGCTGAGCGCCGCTCCGATCTCCGTGGACCAGGCCATCGCCGCGGTCGAATCAGACACCGCCGGCGCGGTGGTCAGCTTCAGCGGCGTGGTGCGGAACCACGACGGCGGCAAACCGGTGCAGCGGCTCAGTTACAGCGCGCACCCCACCGCGCACCAGGTGATGGCCGACGTCGTCGCGGCCCTCGCCGCGGAGCAGGCGGCCGCCGGGAGCCCCGCCGGTGATGCCGGCGGCGCGCCGCGCCAGCCGGTACGGATCTGGGCGGCGCACCGGATCGGCCTGCTGGAGATCGGCGACCCGGCGCTGGTCTGCGCCGTCTCGGCCGCGCACCGGGGCCAGGCCTTTGAGGTCTGCTCCGAGCTCGTGGACCGGATCAAGGCACAGGTTCCCATCTGGAAGGAACAGTTCTTTACCGACGGCACGGTGGAATGGGTCGGTGCCGGCGGGTAG
- a CDS encoding cyclase family protein yields the protein MTSTTEAGTYPTFAGLLEREGRLAGTSWGLFPAPHRGTPSFISQDAILEARNCIRTGKVFGLDYPADAFDPGMSLKRTAPRHTIYSSHPAHRDDYLDGYYLQGSTQIDGLRHRRADDIGFYNGTPDDQVREGTPELGIQEWAENPIAGRGILVDLDGYRNVLGEPIDHAGGEPLTLNLVQTAIAAQSLSIRPGDILMLHTGWCEWFLALTPEEKQRTRDSRRASGITQSQDFVAWAWDNQLAVIAADNFALECLPVVPESPFQLSAPNDHGMMHQQLLAKLGMPLGELWKLGPLSRHMKTTGCWDAFISIKPLNITGGTGSPANATALT from the coding sequence ATGACAAGCACCACCGAGGCCGGAACCTACCCGACGTTCGCGGGGCTCCTGGAACGGGAGGGCAGGCTCGCCGGGACCTCCTGGGGGCTGTTCCCCGCACCGCACCGCGGAACGCCTTCCTTCATCAGCCAGGACGCCATCCTGGAGGCCAGGAACTGCATCAGGACCGGAAAGGTCTTCGGCCTGGACTACCCGGCCGATGCCTTCGATCCCGGAATGTCACTCAAACGCACAGCCCCGCGGCACACCATCTACTCCTCGCACCCGGCCCACCGCGACGACTACCTGGACGGGTACTACCTTCAGGGATCCACACAAATCGACGGGCTCCGGCACCGCCGGGCAGACGACATCGGCTTCTATAACGGCACCCCGGACGACCAGGTCCGGGAAGGCACCCCGGAACTCGGCATCCAGGAATGGGCAGAAAACCCTATCGCCGGCAGGGGAATCCTGGTCGACCTCGACGGGTACCGTAACGTTCTGGGCGAGCCGATAGACCATGCAGGCGGAGAACCGCTCACCCTGAACCTGGTCCAGACAGCCATAGCGGCCCAGTCCCTCAGCATCCGCCCGGGTGACATCCTCATGCTCCACACGGGTTGGTGCGAATGGTTCCTGGCCCTGACTCCGGAGGAAAAACAACGGACTCGGGACAGCCGACGGGCCAGCGGCATCACCCAGTCGCAGGATTTCGTCGCCTGGGCCTGGGACAACCAGCTCGCAGTGATCGCCGCCGACAACTTTGCCCTCGAATGCCTGCCCGTCGTGCCCGAAAGCCCCTTCCAGCTCTCGGCCCCGAACGATCACGGCATGATGCACCAGCAACTCCTCGCCAAACTCGGCATGCCCCTCGGCGAACTCTGGAAACTCGGCCCCCTCAGCCGGCACATGAAAACCACCGGCTGCTGGGACGCCTTCATCAGCATCAAACCACTGAATATCACCGGAGGCACCGGCTCGCCCGCCAATGCCACCGCATTAACCTGA
- a CDS encoding MogA/MoaB family molybdenum cofactor biosynthesis protein yields MSMPEPHRHGEATGRKAGVVIASTRAASGAYEDLTGPVIIDWLTEHGFEPFPALVVPDGAPVGAALRALLTQQPAVIITSGGTGLSPTDATPEETLPLLDREIPGIMEGIRSAGTAKTPMAMLSRGHAGAAGQTFIVNLPGSPKGVMEGLSVLDPVLGHLCDQLEGSHGH; encoded by the coding sequence ATGAGCATGCCCGAACCACACCGCCACGGCGAAGCGACCGGGCGGAAGGCCGGCGTCGTGATCGCTTCGACCCGGGCCGCTTCCGGCGCCTACGAGGACCTCACCGGCCCCGTCATCATCGACTGGCTCACCGAACACGGCTTCGAGCCGTTCCCGGCGCTCGTGGTCCCGGACGGGGCACCGGTGGGCGCCGCCCTCCGCGCCCTCCTGACCCAACAGCCCGCCGTCATCATCACGAGCGGCGGGACCGGCCTCAGCCCCACCGACGCCACCCCGGAAGAGACCTTGCCCCTGCTGGACCGCGAGATCCCGGGCATCATGGAAGGAATCAGGAGCGCGGGAACCGCCAAGACCCCGATGGCCATGCTGAGCCGCGGCCACGCGGGGGCGGCCGGCCAGACGTTCATCGTCAACCTCCCCGGATCCCCAAAGGGCGTCATGGAAGGCCTGAGCGTGCTGGATCCCGTCCTCGGACACCTCTGCGACCAGCTCGAAGGAAGCCATGGGCACTGA
- a CDS encoding TRAP transporter large permease subunit, which translates to MIGIWALGAYLTVILLWTTVIKRSVGEAMILGFLVVLPFTGPAAAQTGGAALYSAVTDEIVYATMAFVFMGYLLDKTGVLDRLIDLLNSLIGGVKGGPAWVSTVASAGLGGVVHNQAAIAATVGSVTIPWMEKSRLDKPSAATLVAGNAGMGITFPFSASMFVLVGSATVGPLLDVNELVLPLLIGGLWCFLHRLIVTWLLVRKSGMTPLDPAHRLPVRTAFGRGWATTLLFVVVAIPLIITSGAAATALSDWTGGDITKTVSVIVWIPVVLIITGALLGRKRLPGNGRAWWALLQHSAPRFGVVGVTVVFAFAGANALAATGLPKQMTALLNQMNLPLWLLAILIGLIVIAVAAPLSATATMAAVGTVGVATLVAAGVPATTAAVAVLVFSSCEAAVPPGGAPLYVACGIADVDPIKTFARLLTHYALPLLGIGVLIILGILPI; encoded by the coding sequence ATGATCGGCATCTGGGCACTCGGAGCCTACCTGACGGTCATTCTGCTATGGACGACGGTGATCAAACGCAGCGTCGGAGAGGCCATGATCCTCGGCTTCCTGGTCGTGCTCCCGTTCACCGGGCCCGCCGCGGCACAGACCGGAGGTGCCGCGCTCTACTCGGCCGTGACCGACGAAATCGTCTATGCCACCATGGCGTTCGTCTTCATGGGATACCTGTTGGACAAAACCGGTGTGCTGGACCGGCTCATCGACCTGCTGAACTCCCTGATCGGCGGCGTCAAGGGCGGACCCGCCTGGGTCTCGACCGTGGCGTCCGCCGGCCTGGGCGGGGTCGTCCACAACCAGGCAGCGATCGCCGCGACAGTGGGTTCCGTGACCATCCCCTGGATGGAAAAATCCCGCCTCGACAAGCCGTCGGCGGCGACGCTCGTCGCCGGAAATGCGGGAATGGGCATCACGTTCCCGTTCAGTGCCTCCATGTTCGTCCTCGTCGGATCCGCCACTGTCGGGCCCCTGCTGGACGTCAATGAACTCGTCCTTCCCCTGCTCATCGGCGGGTTGTGGTGCTTCCTGCACCGGCTGATCGTCACCTGGCTGCTGGTCCGCAAAAGCGGGATGACCCCACTGGACCCAGCACACCGGCTGCCCGTCCGGACAGCCTTCGGACGCGGCTGGGCCACGACCCTGCTGTTCGTCGTGGTGGCCATCCCGCTGATCATCACCTCCGGCGCCGCCGCGACGGCACTTTCCGACTGGACCGGAGGGGACATCACCAAGACCGTCAGCGTCATCGTCTGGATCCCGGTCGTCCTGATCATCACCGGGGCCCTCCTGGGCAGGAAACGGCTGCCGGGCAACGGCCGTGCCTGGTGGGCGCTCCTGCAACACTCCGCACCCAGGTTCGGCGTCGTCGGCGTCACGGTCGTCTTCGCCTTCGCCGGGGCCAACGCCCTCGCCGCCACCGGCCTCCCCAAGCAGATGACCGCCCTGCTCAACCAGATGAACCTGCCCCTGTGGCTGCTCGCCATCCTGATCGGGCTGATCGTCATCGCCGTGGCCGCACCGCTGTCCGCGACGGCCACCATGGCCGCTGTCGGAACCGTTGGCGTCGCCACACTCGTTGCCGCCGGCGTTCCGGCCACCACCGCAGCCGTCGCAGTGCTGGTCTTCTCCTCCTGCGAAGCCGCGGTTCCCCCGGGAGGCGCCCCGTTGTATGTCGCCTGCGGCATCGCCGACGTGGACCCGATCAAAACCTTCGCCCGCCTGCTCACCCACTACGCCCTGCCACTGCTCGGCATCGGCGTGCTGATCATCCTCGGCATCCTGCCGATCTAA
- a CDS encoding molybdopterin-dependent oxidoreductase, whose protein sequence is MNTLQTAPPAAPSGNRQLRWWAAAAGVVAVGTGVVLGEVAAGLLSPSVSPVTAVGGAVIDAVPPAVKDWAIALFGTADKVALLAGMALAIAGLAALSGILELRRRFAGVAVIAVFGAVGLVAVLGRAEATATAIPIPLLVAALGIALLRWLIGRLGEWQAQAGDPARRRFLRMLGGTAAVAALGAVLAATVRGAAAVVSELRSKLVLPAPASPAPPVPAGAELRLDGIGPLVTPNKDFYRIDTALRVPVVDPGEWQLKVTGLVEREIELDFAALLAKPMVERHVTIACVSNEVGGDLIGNARWLGWPVRDLLALAGPQAGADMVLSRSTDGWTAGTPLEVLTDNRDALLAVGMNGEPLPLEHGFPARLIVPGLYGYVSATKWVTELKVTRFADDVAYWTPRGWSERGPIKTSSRIDVPRGGRSVSAGEVAFGGVAWAQHTGIGKVELRVNRGDWQQADLAPGISKDTWYQWKLALQLTPGQYEVQVRAIDLDGAPQVEDRAPVAPSGATGYHTVTVDVKS, encoded by the coding sequence ATGAACACGCTCCAGACAGCGCCGCCCGCCGCGCCCAGCGGAAACCGGCAGCTCCGCTGGTGGGCCGCGGCGGCAGGCGTCGTGGCGGTCGGTACCGGCGTGGTGCTGGGCGAGGTCGCCGCCGGCCTCCTGAGCCCTTCCGTCTCGCCGGTGACCGCCGTCGGGGGCGCGGTGATCGACGCCGTGCCGCCGGCGGTCAAGGACTGGGCGATCGCGCTGTTCGGCACCGCCGACAAGGTGGCGCTGCTGGCCGGCATGGCCCTTGCGATTGCCGGGCTGGCGGCCCTGTCCGGGATCCTTGAGCTGCGTCGCCGCTTCGCCGGGGTCGCCGTCATTGCGGTCTTCGGAGCCGTGGGTCTCGTGGCGGTGCTGGGGCGGGCCGAGGCGACCGCGACCGCGATCCCCATCCCGCTGCTGGTCGCGGCGCTGGGCATCGCCCTGCTGCGCTGGCTGATCGGGCGGCTGGGGGAATGGCAGGCCCAGGCCGGCGACCCCGCGCGCCGGCGCTTCCTCCGGATGCTCGGCGGAACGGCCGCCGTCGCCGCCCTCGGCGCGGTGCTCGCCGCCACTGTGAGGGGTGCCGCCGCCGTCGTCAGCGAGCTGCGGAGCAAGCTCGTGCTCCCGGCGCCCGCTTCTCCCGCCCCGCCGGTCCCGGCAGGAGCCGAACTGCGGCTGGACGGCATCGGCCCGCTCGTGACCCCCAACAAGGACTTCTACCGGATCGACACCGCGCTGCGGGTCCCGGTGGTGGACCCCGGCGAATGGCAGCTGAAGGTCACCGGCCTCGTGGAGCGCGAAATCGAACTTGACTTCGCCGCACTGCTGGCCAAGCCCATGGTTGAACGGCACGTGACCATCGCCTGCGTCTCCAACGAAGTGGGCGGAGACCTGATCGGCAATGCCCGCTGGCTGGGCTGGCCGGTCCGTGACCTGCTGGCGCTGGCGGGACCCCAAGCCGGCGCGGACATGGTGCTCTCCCGCAGCACGGACGGCTGGACCGCTGGCACCCCGCTGGAGGTGCTGACGGACAACCGGGATGCGCTCCTGGCCGTCGGCATGAACGGTGAGCCGCTGCCGCTGGAACACGGCTTCCCCGCGCGCCTCATCGTTCCCGGCCTCTACGGCTACGTCTCGGCGACGAAATGGGTCACCGAGCTGAAGGTGACCCGCTTCGCGGATGACGTTGCCTATTGGACGCCGCGGGGCTGGAGCGAGCGCGGCCCGATCAAGACCTCCTCCCGCATCGACGTTCCCCGCGGCGGACGCTCCGTCTCCGCCGGCGAGGTGGCATTCGGCGGCGTCGCCTGGGCCCAGCACACCGGCATCGGCAAGGTGGAGCTGCGGGTCAACCGCGGCGACTGGCAGCAGGCCGACCTGGCGCCCGGCATCTCCAAAGACACGTGGTATCAGTGGAAGCTGGCCCTGCAGCTCACCCCGGGACAGTACGAGGTGCAGGTCCGGGCCATCGACCTCGACGGCGCCCCGCAGGTGGAGGACCGCGCCCCGGTAGCGCCCAGCGGAGCCACCGGCTATCACACGGTTACAGTGGACGTGAAGTCCTAG
- a CDS encoding MFS transporter, translated as MSRNPWRLILSTQAVLAQAAWTGIRLIIGYRALASGADPAFLGALASSFALPALLAALPAGRIADRFGGTGMAVAGLLTAAAGTAAMLMVPGLPALLAASALVGLGHLLVMVGQQTFVAHASTADSRDSAFGALTAAASIGQLIGPPAVTVVASFGAGSSGALPDTGLGLLVCLAFTLLGAPPYFFLRGADARLRSQRRRHASTASATGRLIASPGLWRSLAVSAAVLVTVDLMYAFVPVWATEKNIGAPVVGLLLALRAAVSVLSRLGLARLIGRFGRKAVLIISITTAVLALIALPLVGPYGAIAVMIGLGLGLGIPQPLTMAWVIALTDPSRHGAVLGLRLAANRLAQISMPLAVGTLAAPFGVLGIFWTNAAVLLGALSVIAGSDVGRKPDDRKT; from the coding sequence TTGAGCAGGAATCCCTGGCGGCTGATCCTCAGCACCCAGGCTGTTCTGGCGCAGGCCGCCTGGACTGGCATCCGGCTCATCATCGGCTACCGGGCGCTGGCGAGCGGTGCAGATCCGGCTTTCCTGGGCGCGCTCGCCTCGAGCTTCGCCTTACCTGCCCTGCTGGCGGCACTGCCGGCAGGACGCATCGCCGACCGGTTCGGCGGAACCGGCATGGCGGTTGCAGGCCTGCTCACGGCGGCGGCAGGCACCGCGGCCATGCTCATGGTCCCTGGCCTGCCCGCACTATTGGCCGCAAGCGCCCTCGTCGGCCTGGGCCACCTTCTGGTGATGGTGGGACAGCAGACCTTCGTCGCCCATGCCAGCACAGCGGATTCCAGGGACAGCGCCTTCGGAGCTCTCACTGCCGCGGCGTCCATAGGCCAGCTCATCGGACCACCGGCCGTCACGGTTGTGGCATCTTTCGGCGCAGGCAGCAGCGGGGCCCTTCCCGACACGGGCTTGGGGCTGCTGGTTTGTCTGGCATTCACCCTGCTGGGGGCCCCGCCCTACTTCTTCCTCCGTGGCGCTGACGCAAGGCTGCGGTCCCAAAGACGGCGGCATGCTTCCACGGCTTCGGCCACAGGCCGGCTTATCGCCTCACCAGGTCTGTGGCGGTCACTCGCGGTCAGTGCGGCGGTGTTGGTCACCGTGGACCTGATGTACGCCTTCGTACCGGTGTGGGCCACGGAAAAGAACATCGGGGCACCCGTGGTTGGTCTGTTGCTGGCGTTGCGGGCCGCTGTCTCGGTGTTGAGCAGGCTGGGTCTGGCCAGGCTTATCGGCAGGTTTGGCCGCAAGGCCGTCCTCATCATCTCAATCACCACCGCGGTCCTGGCATTGATAGCGCTTCCGCTCGTGGGGCCGTACGGTGCAATAGCTGTCATGATCGGCCTGGGACTTGGCTTGGGGATACCGCAACCTTTGACCATGGCTTGGGTGATAGCGCTGACGGACCCCTCCCGCCACGGGGCAGTCCTTGGGCTTCGCTTGGCGGCAAACCGCTTGGCCCAGATTTCAATGCCCCTCGCCGTGGGAACTCTGGCCGCGCCCTTCGGAGTCCTGGGCATCTTCTGGACTAATGCCGCCGTCTTGCTCGGCGCCCTCTCCGTTATTGCAGGATCCGACGTCGGCAGGAAACCGGACGACAGGAAGACCTGA